A single window of Vibrio sp. HB236076 DNA harbors:
- a CDS encoding oligosaccharide flippase family protein, with the protein MLNQHPFLRTVFSTGALQGFSRLLALLMGVAMARLLGPENFGAYGFVVSAMAIALILPSAGIHELTVREVARCIAMEDNDRLVQYLRWSSLYTLVFGAVAIVLFAWYLSITPFEVLSVSSIFLACVLLFLRALLIRQGGLLTGLKRPAMAVFSTLTMIPLCAIVMIAGFTWADIQWHLSWMLAIQVASVTIGFGLAYRVTRQFFKPRAFVSSSVFFSRWWTILLPLALVKVVLTLNAELASVILGTMEGTVSVGYFKVAFQAAALLALGQVTMDRIIAPKISSAFARADMARVNGLFIRAALLNLLVAIPTGIGLVLVGQWLVVNLFGMEYLAAYPLIIVLVLGQLGSVFMGPCDSVLCMTGNERFYLFSLLIGLVVLVLSLYFLIPVYHEMGAAIAVALTGVSISIVSWYCVRSKIGLEFWLWRVLRGRF; encoded by the coding sequence GTGCTAAACCAACACCCTTTTTTAAGAACCGTATTTTCAACTGGTGCGCTACAAGGCTTTTCAAGGTTATTGGCTTTGCTGATGGGCGTGGCGATGGCTAGGTTGCTCGGGCCGGAAAACTTTGGTGCGTATGGGTTTGTGGTGTCGGCGATGGCGATAGCGCTCATTTTGCCCAGTGCCGGTATCCACGAACTGACGGTCAGAGAAGTGGCGCGCTGTATCGCAATGGAAGACAACGATAGGTTGGTCCAATACCTGCGTTGGTCTTCCTTGTATACTTTGGTTTTTGGTGCCGTGGCCATTGTGCTTTTTGCTTGGTACCTCTCTATTACCCCTTTTGAAGTCCTGTCTGTCTCATCGATTTTCTTAGCTTGTGTCTTATTGTTTTTGCGTGCTTTGTTGATCCGACAAGGCGGGTTGCTCACCGGGTTAAAACGACCAGCGATGGCGGTCTTTAGTACCTTAACCATGATTCCTTTATGCGCTATCGTCATGATTGCGGGCTTTACGTGGGCCGATATTCAGTGGCACTTGTCATGGATGCTCGCCATTCAAGTGGCATCGGTCACGATTGGGTTTGGGCTTGCTTATCGGGTCACACGGCAATTTTTTAAGCCGCGCGCCTTTGTCTCGAGCTCTGTCTTTTTCAGTCGATGGTGGACTATTTTATTGCCTTTAGCTTTGGTGAAAGTGGTTCTGACATTAAATGCCGAATTGGCGAGTGTCATATTAGGCACCATGGAAGGTACGGTGTCGGTTGGCTATTTTAAGGTGGCCTTTCAAGCGGCTGCGTTATTGGCGCTGGGGCAGGTGACAATGGATAGAATCATTGCACCGAAAATTTCTAGCGCTTTTGCCCGCGCGGATATGGCACGTGTTAATGGCTTGTTTATTCGCGCGGCACTACTGAACTTATTGGTGGCGATCCCCACAGGCATCGGGCTGGTTTTGGTTGGCCAGTGGTTAGTGGTGAACTTGTTTGGTATGGAATACTTAGCGGCTTACCCATTGATTATCGTTTTAGTGCTCGGTCAATTAGGCAGCGTTTTTATGGGGCCTTGTGATTCTGTGCTGTGCATGACAGGCAATGAGCGTTTCTATTTGTTTTCTCTGTTAATAGGCCTAGTGGTTTTAGTCTTGTCGTTGTATTTTTTGATCCCCGTGTATCACGAAATGGGGGCGGCGATTGCAGTGGCATTGACTGGGGTCAGTATCAGTATTGTTTCTTGGTATTGCGTACGTAGCAAAATTGGGCTTGAGTTCTGGCTCTGGCGGGTGCTGAGAGGGCGTTTTTAA
- the tpiA gene encoding triose-phosphate isomerase — MRQPVVMGNWKLNGSKAMVTELLTGLNAELDGVTGVDVAVAPPALYIDLAERLIKEGGDKIILGAQNTDINNSGAFTGDVSPEMLKDFGASHIIIGHSERREYHAESDEFIAKKFAFLKENGLKPVFCIGETDAQNEAGETEAVCARQINAVIDLCGVEAFNDAIIAYEPIWAIGTGKAATAEDAQRIHASIRALIAEKDAAVAEQVIIQYGGSVKPENAASYFAQPDIDGALVGGAALNAQGFAAIAKAAAEAKKA, encoded by the coding sequence ATGCGTCAACCTGTAGTAATGGGTAACTGGAAACTAAACGGCAGTAAAGCGATGGTAACTGAGCTGCTAACGGGTCTAAATGCGGAACTAGACGGCGTAACTGGCGTAGACGTAGCTGTCGCTCCACCGGCACTTTACATTGATTTGGCCGAGCGTCTGATCAAAGAAGGTGGTGACAAGATCATCCTTGGTGCTCAAAACACCGACATCAACAACAGCGGCGCGTTCACAGGCGATGTTTCTCCTGAGATGCTAAAAGACTTTGGCGCATCACACATCATCATCGGCCACTCAGAGCGTCGTGAATACCACGCTGAGTCTGACGAATTTATCGCTAAGAAATTCGCTTTCCTAAAAGAAAATGGTCTAAAACCTGTTTTCTGTATCGGTGAAACCGACGCGCAAAATGAAGCGGGTGAAACAGAAGCCGTTTGTGCTCGTCAAATCAATGCCGTTATCGACCTATGTGGTGTTGAAGCGTTTAACGATGCCATCATTGCTTACGAGCCAATCTGGGCGATCGGTACCGGTAAAGCCGCAACAGCAGAAGATGCACAACGCATTCACGCTTCTATTCGCGCACTTATCGCTGAAAAAGATGCAGCCGTAGCAGAGCAAGTGATCATCCAATACGGCGGTTCTGTAAAACCAGAAAACGCGGCGTCTTACTTCGCACAACCAGACATCGATGGTGCATTGGTTGGCGGTGCCGCGCTTAACGCACAAGGTTTTGCCGCGATCGCTAAAGCAGCAGCAGAAGCGAAAAAAGCCTAA
- a CDS encoding DUF805 domain-containing protein, producing the protein MSLYQLLFSFRGRVSRRVYWVWNIAYYVLVILSAALVGGLFVSHAYWVLPVLLVVLMVPDFAITTKRWHDRDKSAAWLALQLPVIFVRMVSSVNLTQGAQSGTVMDNAILIIALVCALWTFVECGFLAGSKGKNRFGEKQATFLH; encoded by the coding sequence ATGTCGTTATATCAATTGCTTTTTTCGTTTCGTGGGCGAGTCAGTCGCCGGGTGTATTGGGTGTGGAACATTGCGTATTACGTATTGGTGATTTTAAGTGCGGCGTTAGTCGGCGGCTTATTTGTGTCTCATGCCTATTGGGTTTTGCCCGTGTTGCTGGTCGTTCTGATGGTGCCTGACTTTGCCATTACGACCAAGCGTTGGCACGACCGCGATAAGTCAGCGGCATGGTTGGCGTTACAGTTACCGGTGATTTTTGTTCGTATGGTGTCGAGTGTTAATTTAACCCAAGGTGCGCAATCTGGCACGGTGATGGATAACGCCATTTTGATCATCGCGTTAGTGTGCGCTTTGTGGACCTTTGTCGAATGTGGCTTTTTGGCCGGAAGCAAAGGGAAAAATCGCTTTGGCGAGAAACAAGCCACCTTTTTACACTGA
- a CDS encoding DUF3135 domain-containing protein, translating into MERTANQHHQTTTPITLPSFDELMVMAQQDPVGFDRFRQRACLRCILASSLPMRERLIAQQNHINRLIQHCKNPVHTNMVLMQELQKQVAKLKKSLEVSPAASTEQPSADVIDFAHMSEKRRQQSG; encoded by the coding sequence ATGGAAAGAACAGCGAACCAACATCACCAAACCACCACCCCCATTACCTTGCCTTCTTTTGATGAACTCATGGTGATGGCTCAGCAAGACCCCGTGGGCTTTGACCGTTTTCGGCAAAGGGCCTGTTTGCGTTGTATTCTCGCCAGCTCACTGCCAATGCGCGAACGGCTGATTGCTCAACAAAATCACATTAATCGGTTGATTCAACATTGTAAGAACCCCGTTCACACCAATATGGTCTTGATGCAAGAGCTGCAAAAACAGGTCGCGAAGCTTAAAAAATCCTTAGAGGTGAGCCCGGCGGCGTCGACTGAGCAACCGAGTGCGGATGTTATTGACTTTGCTCACATGAGTGAAAAGCGCCGCCAACAGTCGGGGTAA
- the glpX gene encoding class II fructose-bisphosphatase: MNRSLALALSHVTEGAALAGYQWLGRGDKNIADGAAVAAMRYLLNHTDIQGEIVIGEGEIDDAPMLYIGEKLGKGGYAVDIAVDPIEGTRMTAMGQSNAIAVLAAAQAGSLLKAPDMYMEKLVVGPQAKEAIDLDLDVMTNLANVAAALDKPLSQLTVVTLAKPRHDDIIKQMHQAGIRVYALPDGDVAASILTCLPESQVDVMYCIGGAPEGVISAAVIKALGGNMQAKLLPRDQVKGDSDENRAIAQQEVARCLEMGVEANTRLTLTQMANTENLVFCATGITQGDILAGVQQQGEMITTESLVVDGTQGTITRLKNQHRLATIEQQIATWTAEQAD; the protein is encoded by the coding sequence ATGAATCGAAGTTTAGCACTGGCTTTGTCCCACGTTACCGAAGGCGCCGCATTGGCCGGTTACCAATGGTTGGGCCGCGGCGATAAAAACATTGCCGATGGCGCCGCGGTGGCCGCGATGAGATACTTACTCAATCATACCGATATCCAAGGTGAAATTGTCATTGGTGAAGGGGAAATTGACGATGCGCCTATGCTCTACATCGGTGAAAAGTTAGGCAAAGGCGGTTATGCGGTAGACATCGCGGTCGATCCTATTGAAGGCACGCGTATGACGGCAATGGGGCAATCGAACGCCATTGCGGTGTTGGCTGCCGCCCAAGCGGGTTCTTTATTAAAAGCGCCAGACATGTACATGGAAAAATTGGTCGTCGGCCCACAAGCCAAAGAGGCCATTGACCTTGACCTCGATGTGATGACCAATCTCGCCAATGTCGCTGCCGCACTCGACAAACCCCTGTCTCAATTAACCGTGGTTACCCTCGCCAAACCAAGGCACGATGACATCATAAAGCAAATGCACCAAGCCGGTATTCGCGTTTACGCTCTCCCTGATGGCGATGTTGCAGCCTCTATTTTAACCTGTCTGCCCGAAAGCCAAGTCGATGTGATGTACTGTATTGGCGGGGCGCCTGAAGGGGTAATTTCCGCTGCGGTGATCAAAGCTCTGGGCGGCAATATGCAGGCGAAGCTTTTGCCAAGAGATCAGGTCAAAGGTGACAGTGACGAAAACCGCGCCATTGCACAGCAAGAGGTCGCTCGCTGCCTTGAAATGGGCGTCGAGGCCAATACAAGACTGACCTTAACCCAAATGGCCAACACAGAAAATCTCGTTTTCTGCGCCACTGGCATCACCCAAGGCGACATTCTTGCTGGAGTACAACAGCAAGGTGAAATGATAACGACGGAATCTTTGGTTGTTGATGGCACGCAAGGGACAATCACCCGTCTCAAAAACCAGCACCGCCTCGCAACAATCGAGCAACAGATCGCCACCTGGACCGCAGAGCAAGCGGATTAA
- the zapB gene encoding cell division protein ZapB, producing MSFEVLEQLENKIQTAVDTIALLQMEVEELKEEKTQLETQANELRAEREALEQKAEQVQQEHSQWQERIRSLLGKMDDVE from the coding sequence ATGTCTTTTGAAGTACTAGAACAACTTGAGAATAAAATTCAAACTGCAGTCGATACCATTGCCTTGTTGCAAATGGAAGTGGAAGAGTTAAAAGAAGAAAAAACGCAGCTAGAAACACAAGCTAATGAATTACGTGCCGAGCGTGAAGCGCTAGAGCAAAAAGCGGAGCAAGTGCAACAAGAGCACAGCCAATGGCAAGAGCGCATTCGTTCATTGCTAGGCAAAATGGACGACGTTGAATAA